The Burkholderia pyrrocinia genome has a segment encoding these proteins:
- a CDS encoding LysR family transcriptional regulator, whose product MSSDPIPAPDKPLDLLDVALFVRAALLANVTAAGREFGVSAAVASARIAQLERQLGARLLHRTTRRISLTQDGEIFMARADALLSAADAARASVGRGRSEPYGRLKVSMSSSFGRQHVAPVIPAFLRRYPSVSLDLRLSDEIVDLVDDGYDVAIRLGALKDSTLVARKLAVNRRVLCCSPAYLAEHGTPRHPADLAQHECVILGDQRYWSFATPQGPLTVRVGGRLVASNGEAIREALVDGFGIAIKSTWDVGPLLASGALVTVLDDYPFADDVAIWAVYPSRAHVPLKTLAFIAFLAEHFGDSPYWDRADER is encoded by the coding sequence ATGTCGTCCGATCCGATTCCGGCCCCCGACAAGCCGCTCGACCTGCTCGACGTCGCGCTGTTCGTGCGCGCGGCGCTGCTCGCGAACGTCACCGCGGCCGGGCGCGAATTCGGCGTGTCGGCCGCGGTCGCGAGCGCGCGCATCGCGCAGCTCGAGCGCCAGCTCGGCGCGCGGCTGCTGCACCGCACCACGCGCCGCATCAGCCTCACGCAGGACGGCGAGATCTTCATGGCGCGCGCCGACGCGCTGCTGTCAGCCGCCGATGCCGCGCGCGCGTCGGTCGGCCGCGGCCGCAGCGAGCCGTACGGGCGGCTGAAGGTGTCGATGTCGTCGTCGTTCGGCCGTCAGCATGTCGCGCCGGTGATTCCCGCGTTCCTGCGTCGCTACCCGTCGGTGTCGCTCGACTTGCGGCTGTCCGACGAGATCGTCGATCTCGTCGACGACGGCTACGACGTCGCGATCCGCCTCGGCGCGCTGAAGGATTCGACGCTCGTCGCGCGCAAGCTCGCGGTGAACCGCCGCGTACTGTGCTGCTCGCCCGCGTATCTCGCCGAACACGGCACGCCGCGCCATCCGGCCGACCTCGCGCAGCACGAGTGCGTGATCCTCGGCGACCAGCGCTACTGGTCGTTCGCGACGCCGCAAGGCCCGCTGACCGTGCGGGTCGGCGGCCGGCTCGTCGCGAGCAACGGCGAGGCGATCCGCGAAGCGCTCGTCGACGGCTTCGGGATCGCGATCAAGTCGACCTGGGACGTCGGCCCGCTGCTCGCGAGCGGTGCGCTCGTCACGGTGCTCGACGACTATCCGTTCGCCGACGACGTCGCGATCTGGGCCGTCTATCCGAGCCGCGCGCACGTGCCGCTGAAGACGCTCGCGTTCAT